In the Nitrospirota bacterium genome, ACGTTCAGGCGGTCAACGATTGACATGGGATTAGGTCCTCGTCTTCGGAGCTTGGAGCCATCCGGGTTCCGGCTTGTATAATCCAGCCGTGAACTCCATTTTGATGGCATCTTCCGCTGATAGATTAATGGGTCGGAGCTGCGGCTGCGGGATGAATGCAAGAAAACCGGTGAAGGGATGAATCGCCGTAGGCACAAAGACCATGAGTAAGCTGGCTGGGGCCACTTGGAGCACCGATGGTGCAGCCCCGATGACAAAACCGATTGCCCAGAGACCGTCTCGAGGAAATGGGAACACCACGACGGTGCTACGCCCAAAGCGAGAACTGAAATCAAGCAGATCGGTCATCCCTTTGAGGGTGACATAGACACTACGGACCAAGGGAATCTGCTCGATCCATCGCTCTGTCTTGGTGATTACACGCCGCCCCACGACATGAGTCGCGATCATCCCAATCATCACAACGAGGAACAGAAACAGGACCACGCTGAGTCCGGGAGTCTGGGCCTCGCCGATATGCCAGGGGAGATCATGAATCAATTCACGAAGACTATGGAATAATGTGGAAAATATGATGAACGTTGCCCAGGCTGGCACAAGAATCAGCAAGCCAGCCAGGGAATACTGCCATAGAGTCTTCGACATAGCCGATAGCTTCCTCACAGACGTTCAGCAAGATACTAGCCTAACAGAGTCCGTATGACCACATTGCGCCGTACACGGGACTTGATCTCTTCGATATCGGTGCTCTATTGTAAAAATATAGGATTCACGTGAGCCACACAAGAGGGGTACGTTATGGCAGATCATGCGGAAGCAAGGCGTCCAGTCAATATCGACAAGGATCTTCTCGCCATTCTCTGTTGCCCTGACACGAAACAGGATGTGAGCTTGGC is a window encoding:
- a CDS encoding DUF502 domain-containing protein; the protein is MSKTLWQYSLAGLLILVPAWATFIIFSTLFHSLRELIHDLPWHIGEAQTPGLSVVLFLFLVVMIGMIATHVVGRRVITKTERWIEQIPLVRSVYVTLKGMTDLLDFSSRFGRSTVVVFPFPRDGLWAIGFVIGAAPSVLQVAPASLLMVFVPTAIHPFTGFLAFIPQPQLRPINLSAEDAIKMEFTAGLYKPEPGWLQAPKTRT